One window of uncultured Methanoregula sp. genomic DNA carries:
- a CDS encoding NusA-like transcription termination signal-binding factor yields the protein MERNIGFKERRYIEELRILTKSTALDCVIDDRFDRVIYVIRPGDMGLAIGKKGENIRRLQNVLGKRIEMVEYDETPDAFIANIFKPAEVVGIDRTAEGPVNVLVRQRTDLGIAIGKAGCNIEKARILCRRFFGLEVGEVLLLQVAS from the coding sequence ATGGAACGAAATATCGGCTTTAAAGAGCGAAGGTACATCGAAGAGTTGCGGATCCTGACCAAATCGACAGCCCTCGACTGCGTGATCGACGACCGGTTCGACCGGGTCATCTACGTGATCCGGCCGGGTGACATGGGTCTTGCCATCGGGAAGAAAGGGGAGAATATCCGGCGTCTCCAGAACGTGCTTGGAAAACGCATCGAGATGGTGGAGTACGATGAAACCCCTGACGCTTTTATTGCCAATATCTTCAAGCCGGCGGAAGTCGTGGGCATTGATCGTACCGCGGAAGGGCCGGTGAATGTTCTCGTCCGGCAGCGGACCGACCTTGGTATCGCTATCGGGAAGGCCGGCTGCAATATTGAGAAAGCGCGCATACTCTGCCGGCGGTTTTTTGGCCTTGAAGTGGGCGAAGTCCTTCTCCTGCAGGTGGCATCATGA
- a CDS encoding isocitrate/isopropylmalate dehydrogenase family protein, translated as MYKIASIGGDGIGPEIVAEGKKVLEAAGEKFNFDIQWTDFDIGADRYLATKKLVTEDDLKELKKFKAIYFGAIGDERVKPGILEKGILLALRFHFDQYVNLRPIKLLHGVETPLAGKGPKDIDFVVVRENTEDFYVGIGSRFRKHQKIELDVVRDIYNVKFGLDVTSDAEEIAYQIGVITREGSRRVQTYAFDLAMQRKKKLTSVDKANVLSDVYGLWRDVFLETAKKYPDVTTEFNFVDAITMWFVKNPEWFDVVVTPNMFGDIITDLGAMIQGGLGLAPGGNINPKGTSMFEPIHGSAPKYKGMDVANPIATIWAGSLLLDHLGEHKAAGAIVNAIEKSIRDGVVTKDLGGTAGTAKTGSYIAECVKKGK; from the coding sequence ATGTACAAGATAGCGTCAATCGGCGGAGATGGGATCGGCCCGGAGATCGTGGCCGAAGGAAAGAAAGTACTCGAGGCAGCGGGGGAGAAGTTCAATTTCGATATCCAGTGGACGGATTTCGATATCGGGGCCGATCGCTACCTTGCAACAAAGAAACTGGTTACCGAAGACGACTTGAAGGAACTGAAAAAGTTCAAGGCAATCTACTTCGGTGCAATCGGTGACGAGCGGGTGAAACCGGGCATTCTGGAGAAGGGTATCCTCCTGGCCCTCCGCTTCCACTTCGACCAGTACGTCAACCTCAGGCCGATCAAGCTCCTCCACGGTGTCGAGACCCCGCTGGCGGGAAAAGGGCCAAAGGACATCGATTTCGTGGTAGTCCGCGAGAATACCGAGGACTTTTACGTGGGTATCGGCTCGCGGTTCAGGAAACACCAGAAGATCGAGCTCGATGTGGTCCGCGACATCTACAATGTGAAGTTCGGCCTCGATGTCACGAGCGATGCAGAGGAGATCGCCTACCAGATAGGCGTCATCACCCGCGAAGGTTCCCGCAGGGTCCAGACCTATGCGTTTGACCTTGCCATGCAGAGAAAGAAGAAACTCACTTCCGTGGACAAGGCTAACGTCCTCTCGGACGTGTACGGCCTCTGGCGCGATGTCTTTTTGGAGACCGCAAAGAAATATCCCGATGTCACGACCGAGTTCAATTTCGTGGATGCCATTACGATGTGGTTTGTCAAGAACCCCGAGTGGTTCGATGTCGTGGTAACGCCCAACATGTTCGGCGACATCATCACCGACCTCGGCGCCATGATCCAGGGCGGTCTCGGGCTTGCACCCGGCGGCAACATCAACCCGAAGGGCACCTCGATGTTCGAGCCCATCCACGGCTCTGCCCCGAAGTACAAGGGCATGGATGTGGCAAATCCCATCGCCACCATCTGGGCAGGCTCGCTCCTGCTCGATCACCTTGGCGAGCACAAGGCAGCCGGTGCGATTGTCAACGCAATTGAGAAGAGCATCAGGGATGGCGTGGTAACCAAGGATCTCGGCGGGACCGCCGGGACCGCAAAGACCGGATCATACATTGCCGAGTGCGTGAAGAAAGGTAAATAA
- a CDS encoding flippase-like domain-containing protein encodes MEKSQVKWLYISVAFSLAVLIIILYFTINENTLSYLQKINPWFLLLAFLTHVLTMCFWAMRVKKMSGSLGYRIGFFYSLNLVFANLLAAAVTPAQTGGEPVRIHELYKANVPIGDATAVVIMERVLDGIALAALAAFSMIVLTEQWKSLGAISEIMVYVTWVFVAGCLFLFYLAIRRPDVIKRVVNRCARFFTKKWEEAKVDELLIRADKEIDNFQQSVVKFVRSAKGGLLWGMLFTLLYWVSEIVTASLILVGLGQPPLILESFVIQLILAILMMIPLTPGSSGIAELGATSMYALFIPASIVGIFVVIWRIVLYYFNIALGVLSSIIIVRREAKKAAE; translated from the coding sequence TATCTCCAGAAGATCAACCCCTGGTTCCTCCTCCTTGCATTCCTCACCCATGTCCTGACCATGTGTTTCTGGGCAATGCGGGTGAAGAAGATGTCGGGGTCTCTCGGGTACCGGATCGGGTTCTTCTACAGCCTCAATCTCGTTTTTGCAAACCTGCTCGCCGCTGCCGTCACCCCGGCCCAGACCGGGGGGGAACCGGTCAGGATCCACGAGCTCTACAAGGCCAATGTCCCCATCGGGGATGCAACCGCAGTCGTCATCATGGAGCGGGTGCTTGACGGTATCGCCCTTGCAGCCCTTGCCGCATTCTCCATGATCGTCCTGACCGAACAATGGAAGAGCCTCGGTGCAATCTCGGAGATCATGGTCTACGTTACCTGGGTCTTCGTTGCCGGGTGTCTCTTCCTCTTCTATCTCGCAATCAGGAGACCGGATGTCATAAAGCGGGTCGTGAACCGGTGTGCACGCTTCTTTACCAAGAAGTGGGAGGAAGCCAAGGTCGATGAACTCCTGATCCGGGCAGACAAGGAGATCGACAACTTCCAGCAGTCCGTGGTCAAGTTCGTGAGGAGTGCCAAGGGAGGGCTTCTCTGGGGCATGCTCTTTACCCTGCTCTACTGGGTATCGGAGATCGTGACCGCCTCGCTCATTCTCGTGGGGCTCGGCCAGCCACCCCTTATCCTTGAATCATTCGTAATCCAGCTCATCCTCGCCATCCTGATGATGATCCCGCTCACGCCGGGCAGTTCAGGTATTGCGGAACTCGGGGCTACTTCCATGTATGCCCTCTTCATCCCGGCCTCGATTGTCGGCATCTTTGTCGTTATCTGGCGGATCGTCCTCTATTACTTCAATATCGCGCTCGGCGTCCTCTCGAGCATCATAATCGTGCGCAGGGAAGCAAAAAAAGCAGCAGAATAA
- a CDS encoding flagellin — translation MTTDRYDGAFTGLEAAIVLIAFVTVAAVFSYVVIGAGFFTTQKSQEVIHSGLQQASSALMMTGSVYGVGTPGSTIDMVNFSISVASGGTPIDMEKVVITYSDKNHLETLKPVPGYYSSSTTPGTWAITERQNERGVSDNVLEKGEQFSISVHPTTGITKDTEFSIEVAPAGGASMQIQRTAPSSIYGVTHFY, via the coding sequence ATGACGACCGACCGATACGACGGGGCATTCACCGGGCTTGAAGCAGCTATCGTACTCATAGCGTTCGTCACCGTTGCCGCGGTCTTTTCCTACGTGGTGATAGGCGCCGGTTTCTTTACCACCCAGAAAAGCCAGGAGGTCATCCATTCCGGTCTCCAGCAGGCCAGCTCGGCCCTGATGATGACCGGGAGCGTGTACGGTGTCGGCACCCCGGGAAGCACCATAGATATGGTCAATTTCAGCATCAGCGTTGCATCCGGAGGGACACCTATCGACATGGAAAAAGTGGTGATCACGTACAGCGATAAAAACCACCTGGAGACCCTCAAGCCCGTCCCGGGATATTACAGTTCTTCCACCACGCCGGGAACATGGGCCATTACGGAACGGCAGAACGAGCGGGGAGTTTCCGATAACGTGCTGGAGAAAGGCGAACAGTTCTCCATCAGCGTTCACCCTACAACCGGTATTACGAAAGATACTGAGTTTTCTATCGAAGTTGCACCGGCCGGGGGTGCATCGATGCAGATCCAGCGCACGGCACCGTCTTCGATCTATGGGGTAACCCATTTCTATTAA
- a CDS encoding PAS domain-containing protein → MIMCGEKTLSFARHIRREPAQEHVVMTMDATETHYKDLVECQQDFLVKFSLEGRLLFVNSAYSEALGKSRDELVGSVFMPVNDERYADVVATQMTKLFRPPFACIVEQWIQTPKGMRCISWSARSILDADKNVSVIVAAGRDMTPVKNEQKAIRKRDEELMLVLESGSQMYYSHTPDHTLVYVSPRIRSLLGCRPGEGKRAWTDFLTDNPANAAGLERTLRAVSSGRREPPYRLEMLTGSGKRIWVEANEIPVVRNGKTVAIAGSIEDVTDKMYVEEGAAEAEILFKGVRPKEPENNVRSPFGALRSIFSRDKPGPADNNDSSSVQPKE, encoded by the coding sequence ATGATCATGTGTGGAGAGAAAACCCTCTCTTTTGCCCGGCATATCAGACGTGAACCGGCACAGGAACATGTGGTCATGACAATGGATGCCACGGAGACTCACTACAAGGATCTTGTCGAGTGCCAGCAGGATTTTTTGGTCAAATTCAGCCTGGAAGGCCGCCTTCTTTTCGTGAACTCTGCGTACTCTGAAGCGCTCGGGAAATCCCGGGACGAACTGGTAGGGAGCGTGTTCATGCCGGTGAACGATGAGCGGTACGCCGATGTTGTTGCCACCCAGATGACCAAGCTCTTCCGTCCCCCGTTTGCCTGTATCGTGGAGCAGTGGATCCAGACCCCAAAGGGCATGCGGTGTATCAGCTGGTCGGCCAGGTCCATCCTGGATGCGGACAAAAACGTCAGTGTGATCGTTGCTGCCGGCCGGGACATGACCCCCGTCAAGAACGAGCAGAAAGCGATCAGGAAGCGGGACGAGGAACTGATGCTCGTGCTGGAAAGCGGGAGCCAGATGTACTATTCCCATACTCCCGACCATACCCTTGTTTATGTCAGTCCCCGGATCCGCTCCCTGCTCGGGTGCAGGCCCGGGGAGGGAAAGCGGGCGTGGACCGATTTCCTGACTGATAACCCGGCGAACGCAGCCGGTCTCGAACGTACCCTGCGGGCGGTTTCGTCCGGCCGGCGCGAGCCCCCGTACCGGCTGGAGATGCTCACCGGCAGCGGGAAGCGCATCTGGGTTGAAGCAAACGAGATCCCGGTAGTCCGGAACGGGAAGACGGTGGCGATTGCGGGATCCATCGAAGATGTCACTGACAAGATGTACGTGGAGGAGGGTGCAGCCGAAGCAGAAATTCTCTTCAAAGGCGTACGCCCGAAAGAGCCGGAAAACAATGTACGCTCCCCGTTCGGTGCCCTCCGCTCGATCTTCTCCAGGGACAAGCCAGGCCCCGCAGATAATAACGACTCATCCTCTGTTCAGCCCAAAGAGTAA
- a CDS encoding bifunctional nuclease family protein, with protein sequence MTQVRCEVKGVFVAMGEASTVPLVVLSDGSDRMLPIFIGIWEAISINSAKNREVLPRPFTHDLFLDLCGKFSITFRFLQIDSLEDGVYYAQLVFARDQHEEYLDCRPSDGIALALRGDVPIFVDESVLAAAGQTAEDLPAIVDLTTFLQNK encoded by the coding sequence ATGACGCAGGTCAGGTGCGAAGTCAAGGGGGTGTTTGTCGCCATGGGCGAGGCGTCAACGGTGCCCCTGGTGGTGCTCTCCGATGGCAGCGACCGCATGCTGCCCATTTTTATCGGCATCTGGGAAGCCATCTCCATCAACAGCGCAAAGAACCGGGAGGTACTTCCCCGGCCGTTCACTCATGACCTCTTCTTGGATCTCTGCGGGAAATTTTCCATCACGTTCCGGTTCCTGCAGATCGATTCCCTGGAAGACGGGGTATATTATGCCCAGCTGGTCTTTGCCCGGGATCAGCACGAAGAATACCTGGACTGCCGGCCAAGCGACGGGATAGCACTGGCCCTTCGCGGGGATGTCCCCATCTTTGTCGATGAATCGGTACTCGCCGCAGCAGGGCAGACCGCAGAGGATTTGCCCGCTATCGTGGATCTCACGACATTCCTGCAGAATAAATAA
- a CDS encoding SIMPL domain-containing protein (The SIMPL domain is named for its presence in mouse protein SIMPL (signalling molecule that associates with mouse pelle-like kinase). Bacterial member BP26, from Brucella, was shown to assemble into a channel-like structure, while YggE from E. coli has been associated with resistance to oxidative stress.), which translates to MIRRLSLCMVAVAVIAMALVGCAAAADSTVNDHVIHATGTGTILGTPDRAQVTFSVQTENADVKVAQADNAQKMNNVINALVSAGIPRDALKTTGYNIYPVYDDTSKALFDQKVKTYRVTNTLTVTLHDVSKTGDVIDIAVANGINQADSIQFMLSDEQSQVLRTQALQKAVVRARSDADTVAAAMGTNITGVQNADIGAGYSPVLYQNYSLDAGVGMKTAAAPTPIQPGDVTVTATVTITYTIR; encoded by the coding sequence ATGATACGAAGACTCTCTCTCTGTATGGTTGCTGTCGCGGTCATCGCGATGGCCCTTGTCGGCTGCGCAGCAGCAGCTGATTCCACGGTTAACGACCACGTGATCCATGCCACCGGTACCGGTACCATCCTTGGCACCCCGGACCGGGCGCAGGTTACCTTCTCGGTCCAGACCGAGAATGCCGATGTAAAGGTTGCCCAGGCCGACAATGCCCAGAAGATGAACAACGTGATTAATGCCCTCGTGAGCGCCGGCATCCCCCGTGACGCACTCAAGACCACCGGCTACAACATCTACCCGGTGTACGATGATACCTCCAAGGCCCTCTTCGACCAGAAAGTGAAGACCTACCGTGTAACCAACACCCTGACTGTCACGCTCCATGATGTGAGCAAGACCGGGGACGTCATCGATATCGCGGTAGCAAACGGTATCAACCAGGCTGACTCCATCCAGTTCATGCTCTCCGATGAGCAGTCCCAGGTTCTCCGGACCCAGGCCCTCCAGAAAGCGGTTGTCCGCGCACGGTCCGACGCTGATACGGTAGCAGCAGCCATGGGAACGAACATCACGGGTGTGCAGAACGCTGATATCGGTGCCGGGTATTCACCCGTCCTTTACCAGAACTACAGTCTCGATGCCGGTGTCGGGATGAAAACGGCAGCAGCTCCGACCCCGATCCAGCCCGGCGACGTGACGGTCACTGCCACCGTTACCATCACGTATACCATCCGATAA
- the hisE gene encoding phosphoribosyl-ATP diphosphatase, translating to MTAPVDPGVIAEIWDVICERAAHPTEESYTSRLLNDKKGIDKVLEKVGEESTEFILAVKNGVNERTVEETADLLFHLLVALRAADADLADVMQELGNRRK from the coding sequence ATGACCGCACCAGTTGATCCAGGCGTGATTGCTGAGATCTGGGACGTCATCTGCGAGCGGGCGGCACACCCGACTGAAGAGTCCTATACCTCACGTCTCCTGAACGACAAAAAAGGCATCGACAAGGTGCTCGAAAAAGTCGGCGAGGAGTCGACCGAGTTCATCCTCGCGGTGAAGAACGGGGTGAACGAACGCACGGTCGAGGAAACTGCGGATCTTCTCTTCCACCTGCTTGTCGCCCTGCGGGCCGCGGATGCGGACCTTGCCGACGTTATGCAGGAACTCGGGAACCGCCGCAAATAA
- a CDS encoding metallophosphoesterase, which produces MVTGPVSRLLLPAMIMCCICIPASVLAEGNTVTYSIVHLSDTQNLATYYPDTYNLTFSYLESQKNRYNISALIITGDLVNTWDKKKEWDTYLRARNLTTIPVYVIAGNHDTDYGKNYQYYTRYTGEPENGYVTSVGDFDLVGIDYTDKTLSREELSRIRATLANSSRSNAIIATHWYMNKDRTLSSLGKDIGKNLIVKPSLVLMGHKHEDFVQQKNISGFPVVEDMTNYQDGVPGGNSDKNYSAGTLYTVTSAGGRVETITSRVIHIYPQQSVEKEKTVFALPQPGINQAGPAFSGPEIPSPLPEPAECNTADVFCRLHNIVEQGLNVFGSILDD; this is translated from the coding sequence ATGGTGACCGGTCCCGTTTCCCGCCTGCTCCTGCCTGCCATGATCATGTGCTGCATCTGCATTCCTGCTTCCGTGCTGGCAGAGGGAAATACCGTTACGTACTCGATTGTCCACCTCTCGGATACCCAGAATCTTGCCACCTATTACCCGGATACGTATAACCTGACATTCTCGTATCTCGAATCCCAGAAGAACCGGTATAATATCTCGGCGCTCATCATCACCGGCGATCTGGTGAATACCTGGGACAAAAAGAAGGAATGGGATACCTATCTCCGTGCCCGGAACCTGACCACGATCCCCGTTTACGTGATCGCCGGTAACCACGATACGGACTATGGGAAAAATTACCAGTACTACACCCGGTATACGGGAGAACCGGAAAACGGTTATGTTACCTCCGTCGGCGATTTCGATCTTGTTGGCATCGATTATACCGACAAAACCCTTTCCCGCGAGGAACTCTCCCGCATCCGGGCAACTCTTGCCAACAGTTCCCGTTCGAACGCCATCATCGCCACGCACTGGTACATGAATAAAGACAGGACGCTCTCTTCGCTCGGGAAGGATATCGGCAAGAATCTCATCGTCAAGCCGAGTCTGGTTCTCATGGGTCATAAGCACGAGGATTTTGTACAACAGAAGAATATCAGCGGGTTTCCGGTGGTTGAGGATATGACCAATTACCAGGATGGCGTGCCGGGTGGGAACAGTGACAAGAATTACTCTGCAGGCACGCTCTATACCGTGACTTCCGCGGGCGGCAGGGTGGAGACGATCACGTCACGGGTCATCCATATCTACCCTCAGCAGTCCGTGGAGAAGGAAAAGACGGTCTTTGCACTGCCTCAGCCAGGGATAAATCAGGCTGGACCGGCATTTTCCGGCCCGGAAATTCCATCTCCCCTGCCGGAACCGGCAGAATGCAATACAGCGGACGTGTTCTGTCGGCTTCATAATATCGTTGAACAGGGTCTGAACGTATTCGGATCGATCCTGGACGATTAA
- a CDS encoding TMEM175 family protein has product MAEEKDTVEELHLTKGRLEALSDGIFAFAMTLLVIGLNLPDKATLVQSNAYALHFLSSLYSDFFHYVLAFLILGAFWLSQHQQFHSVRVPDKTFIWINLVTLMFVALLPFSTSFSGDFSGASLGAMIFEANLFAIGMGMSIQWWYATKGCRLTESTLKPAYIRGVLVGNLVVPVVSVVCILVALTGSLWSSALYMTLPFVDYAVDRHFR; this is encoded by the coding sequence ATGGCAGAAGAGAAGGATACAGTTGAAGAGCTGCACCTCACCAAAGGCAGGCTCGAAGCGCTTTCGGATGGTATCTTTGCGTTCGCGATGACACTTCTTGTTATCGGGCTGAACCTGCCGGACAAGGCTACTCTTGTGCAGTCGAATGCATACGCCCTCCACTTTCTCTCCTCGCTTTATTCAGATTTCTTCCATTATGTCCTTGCATTCCTGATCCTGGGAGCATTCTGGCTCAGCCAGCACCAGCAGTTTCATTCCGTGCGGGTCCCCGACAAGACTTTTATCTGGATTAACCTCGTGACGCTCATGTTTGTTGCGCTCCTGCCGTTTTCCACCTCGTTTTCCGGGGATTTCTCCGGTGCTTCCCTGGGTGCAATGATATTTGAAGCAAATCTCTTTGCAATCGGTATGGGCATGTCCATCCAGTGGTGGTATGCAACAAAAGGCTGCAGACTGACCGAGTCAACGCTGAAACCGGCGTATATCCGGGGTGTTCTTGTGGGGAATCTTGTTGTTCCCGTGGTCTCCGTGGTTTGCATTCTTGTCGCGCTGACAGGATCTTTATGGAGTTCAGCACTGTACATGACGCTTCCTTTCGTTGACTATGCTGTAGACCGGCATTTCAGGTGA
- a CDS encoding 3-isopropylmalate dehydratase small subunit — protein sequence MRVWKFGDDIDTDAIIPGRFLTINNPDELAKHAFEGTRDEFAKKVQEGDVIVGGRNFGCGSSREHAPLALIGAGVKVVIAKSFARIFFRNSVNVGVLPVVCPDADKIADGTKITLNLREGFLEAGEKRYPIEPVPVFMQGIIDAGGLVEYAKNLREIPVCTR from the coding sequence ATGCGGGTCTGGAAGTTCGGCGACGATATCGATACCGATGCCATCATCCCGGGGCGGTTCCTCACCATCAACAACCCGGACGAGCTCGCAAAGCATGCCTTTGAAGGCACCCGGGACGAGTTTGCAAAGAAAGTGCAGGAAGGAGACGTCATCGTCGGGGGACGGAACTTTGGCTGCGGCTCTTCCCGGGAACACGCCCCGCTTGCCCTGATAGGGGCCGGTGTGAAAGTCGTTATCGCAAAATCGTTTGCCCGGATATTCTTCCGGAACTCGGTGAACGTGGGGGTGCTCCCCGTGGTCTGCCCGGATGCAGACAAGATTGCCGACGGGACAAAGATCACCCTGAATCTCAGGGAAGGATTCCTTGAAGCAGGGGAGAAGAGATATCCCATTGAGCCCGTGCCGGTATTCATGCAGGGCATCATCGATGCCGGCGGGCTTGTGGAATACGCAAAGAACCTCAGGGAGATACCGGTATGTACAAGATAG
- a CDS encoding 3-isopropylmalate dehydratase large subunit, translating to MEATIVEKIFSRKCGKEIRAGEMVMAPLDGTMIHDITGPLAIQKFYEMGGKKVYDPERIIMLFDHQIPADSIEAASNHVYMRKFAEEQGIHNYDINEGVCHQVTIEKGRAAPGEIVVGADSHTCMYGATGAFATGIGSTDMGFALKFGALYFKVPETIRAEVSGKFQKRVGAKDLILSIAADIGADGATYKAIQFTGRTIAKMDMAGRMTLCNMAIEMGAKAGIVAPDKVTWEYMKGRRKMKPFELDSDPGAKFAETRSYNVSDLEPTVAVPHNVDTGVPVSKVAGTHVDQVFIGSCTNGRFEDLEEAAEVLGKKKFNPKIRVIIIPASRDEYLRTLRAGLIEKFVKAGALVEAPCCGPCMGGAFGLIAPGEVSLSTSNRNFKGRQGSTDGKVYLCSPATAAASAITGEITDPREV from the coding sequence ATGGAAGCGACAATCGTAGAGAAGATATTCTCACGGAAATGCGGCAAGGAAATACGGGCAGGCGAAATGGTCATGGCTCCTCTTGACGGGACCATGATCCATGATATCACCGGCCCGCTTGCCATCCAGAAGTTCTACGAGATGGGCGGGAAGAAAGTCTATGACCCGGAGCGCATCATCATGCTCTTTGACCACCAGATTCCCGCAGACTCGATAGAGGCGGCAAGCAACCATGTCTACATGCGGAAATTTGCCGAGGAGCAGGGCATCCACAACTACGACATCAACGAGGGCGTCTGCCACCAGGTGACCATCGAGAAAGGACGGGCTGCACCGGGCGAGATCGTGGTAGGAGCGGATTCCCATACCTGCATGTATGGCGCCACCGGGGCATTTGCCACCGGGATCGGATCTACCGACATGGGTTTTGCCCTGAAATTCGGGGCCCTTTACTTCAAAGTGCCCGAGACCATCAGGGCCGAGGTGTCGGGAAAGTTCCAGAAGCGTGTCGGGGCAAAAGATCTCATTCTCTCGATTGCGGCTGATATCGGGGCGGACGGTGCTACCTACAAGGCGATCCAGTTCACCGGCAGGACCATTGCGAAGATGGATATGGCGGGGCGCATGACGCTCTGTAACATGGCCATCGAGATGGGCGCGAAAGCCGGGATCGTTGCGCCCGACAAGGTGACCTGGGAATACATGAAAGGGCGGCGGAAGATGAAGCCGTTCGAGCTGGACAGCGACCCGGGTGCGAAATTTGCAGAGACGCGTTCCTACAATGTCTCGGACCTTGAACCAACGGTAGCCGTTCCCCACAACGTGGATACCGGCGTCCCGGTCAGCAAGGTGGCCGGCACCCACGTGGACCAGGTCTTCATCGGCTCGTGCACGAACGGCCGGTTCGAGGATCTCGAAGAGGCGGCAGAGGTTCTCGGGAAGAAGAAGTTCAACCCGAAGATCCGGGTCATCATCATCCCGGCGTCCCGGGATGAATATCTCAGGACGCTCAGGGCGGGCCTCATCGAGAAATTTGTCAAAGCCGGGGCCCTTGTAGAGGCTCCGTGCTGCGGTCCATGCATGGGCGGGGCATTCGGCCTCATTGCTCCCGGCGAGGTCTCGCTCTCGACGTCAAACCGGAACTTCAAGGGCCGGCAGGGAAGCACTGACGGCAAGGTATACCTCTGCTCCCCGGCAACGGCAGCGGCGAGTGCAATCACGGGCGAGATCACCGACCCGAGGGAGGTGTGA